cgaggacgagcaaaccttttaagtttggtgtggtaaaagcagtgctttttgtttttccataaccatttatggcatccaaagccggttcaactgagaaggcatgacctcaagcccatcactaagaagaagatggagcaaacaagagacccctctcatcaagaaatccctgagatacctcaagggatgcactttcctccacaagactattgggagcaaattaacacctccctaggagaattgagttccaacatgggacaactaagggtggagcatcaagaacattccatcctcctccatgaaattggagaagatcaaaggatcatgagagaggagcaacaaagacaaggaagagacattgaggagctcaagcactccataggatcttcaagaagaagaaagagccgccatcactaaggtggacccgttctttaatctccttgttctttattcttctgtttttcgaaaattatgctttatgtttatccatgtttgtgtcttatgatcattagtgtcttagtgtctatgccttaaagctatgaatatgaatccatcacctttcttaaatgaaaactgtttttatcacaaaagaacaaggagtacaggatttcaaattcatctttaaaactagcttaattagtttgatgtggtgacaatacttgttgttttctgaatgtatgcttaaacagtgcatatgtcttttgaatttgtggttcatgaatgttaaaattgttggctcttgaaagaatgatgaaaaaggagacatgttactgaggatctgaaaaatcataaaaatgattcttgaagcaagaaaaagcagtgaatacaaaaaaaaaaaaagagagagaaaaagaaggagaaaaacgaaaaaaaagggagaaagagaaaaagaaagaaataaagttgtgatccaaggcaataagagtgtgcttaagaaccctggacacctctaattggggactttagcaaagctgagtcacaatctgaaaaggttcacccaattatgtgtctgtggcatgtatgtatccggtggtaatactggaggacagagtgctttgggccacggccaagactcaataagtagctgtgttcaagaatcatcatacttaactaggagaatcaataacactatctggattctgagttcctaaagaagccaatcattctgaatttcaaaggataaagtgagatgccaaaactgttcggaggcaaaaagctactagtcccgctcatctaatttggagctaagtttcattgataatttggagtctatagtatattctcttctttttatcttatttgattttcagttgcttgaggacaagcaacaatttaagtttggtgttgtgataagcggataatttgtacgctttttggcattgtttttagtatgtttttggtagttttagttgagattttattatatttttattagtttttagttaaaattcacttttctggactttactatgagtttgtgtgtttttctgtgattttaggtattttctggctgaaattgagggatctgagcaaaaatctgatccagagactcaaaaggactgcagatgctgttggattctgacctccctgcactcgaagtggattttttggagctacagaagcccaattggcgcgctctcaacggcgttggaaagtagacatcctgggctttccagcaatatatgatagtccatactttgcccaagatttgatggcccaaaccggcgttcaaagtcacctcaagaaattccagcgttaaacgccggaactggcacctaaatgggagttaaacgcccaaactggcaccaaaatgggagttaaacgccaagaagagtctctacacgaaaattacttcattgctcagcccaagcacacaccaagtgggcccgaaagtggatttttatgtcatttactcacctttgtacaccttaggctactagttttctatatatagaaccttttactattatattttcatctttggattgtttttgatcctttgatcatctttggacatctagttcttagatcattgggaggctggcctttcggccatgcctagaccctgttcttatgtattttcaacggtggagtttctacacaccatagattaaggtgtggagctctgctgtacctcgagtattaatgcaattactattgttcttccattcaattctgcttgttcttgttctaagatatcacttgttcttcaacttgatgaatgtgatgatccgtgacactcatcatcattctcactcatgaacaaggtgactgacaaccacttttgttctacaagcaaccaaggctctagtgaatatctcttggattctttaatcggaatcttcgtggtataggcaggacctgatggcggcattcaagagaatccggaaggtctaaaccttgtctgtggtattctgagtaggattcaatgactgaatgactgtgacgtgcctcaaacttgtaacctgctgggcgtagtgacaacgcaaaagaatcaatgggttctattccagtaggagcgggaaccaaccggtgattggccgtactgtgacagagtgcgtgagcattagctttcactgcgaggatgggaggtagctgctgacaacagtgaaaccctacacgagcttgccatggaaaggagtaagaaggattggatgaagacagtaggaaagcagagagacggaagggaaggcatcttcatgcacttatctgaagctctcaccaatgatatacataagtatctctatctttatctttatgctttattcgtttatcactatacccatttgagtttgcctgactgagatttacaaggtgaccatagcttgcttcataccaacaatctccgtgggatcgacccttactcacgtaaggtattacttggacgacccagtgcacttgctggttagttgtgtgaagttgtagtgatcacaatttcgcgcaccactaaTCTCCTAGCAAAAAAGACAAGTTCGTCATCTGAAAAACTGTCACTTAAATCACTCTCCCTAGACTCAACTTTTGATTTTAGGGCcactctttttttctttgtgtCCTGGCTAGTGTGTGCGTGGCTTCATATGCTAAGAGTTTCCCTCTCAACTCATCATAGGTTAGCATACTTAGGTTGTTACTCTCAGCTAGGATAATGGCTTTTGTTTCCCATTCTTTTGTAAGGCTTCCAAGGACTTTTCTCACTAGAGTTTGTTCCGTGTGTGTCAAGTCCATAGCATCAAGGCTGTTGATgatgattgagaatctctcaaacatctcatcaatgctttctccaaCCTTCATGGTGAACATCTCATATTCTTTTTGCAGCATATCAATCCTTATTTCTTTGACTTGTTTGGTGCCCTCGTGTGTAACTTAGAGTTTCTCCCAGATTTCTTTTACCGTCTTGCATCTAGATATCTTTCGGTATTTCTCGAAACTGATAGCACAGTGTAGCAAGTTTATTGCTTTAGCATTTAGCTCCACCTTCTTTTTGTCATCATCATTCCATTCGACTTCCTCCTTTGGAGTCACCACTCTATCAACACTTGTCTTTGTAGGGATTTTAGGACTATTCACCACTATCTTCCATATGTTATAGTCAATTGATTGAATGAAGATCCGCATCCTTTCTTTCCAGTAAGCATAGTTCTTCCCATTGAAGAAGAGATGCCTGTTATTTGACTGACCTTCTGTTAGAGTGTAGGCCACAGTGGTTGCACCCATGTTGTTTGCCATTGGACCTTTCCTCTAAGCTGTGAAACTTGATTCTTAAGACCTAGCtcttgataccaattgaaggttcTTGATGGCCTAGAGAAGGGAGGATTGAATATATGGTCTTCTTTTAAGTTGATTGATTAACCCTTGAAACCAGGAAATAAAACATTGCTTCTGTTTGGTTGCATGATGAATTATGCAGGAGATAATTTAGTTTTATCTCATAAATCGCAGAGAGACAAAATAgtgcagagaaaaagaaaatggcaccagcatgtatcctggttcagttGCTCTATGCAATGAAACCTACATCTAGTCTCCACCACAACGTTGGTGAAATTTTCACTATACTTTCAAGTGTTACAAACACCAATTCCCTAGTGCTCAACATAATCCTATCTGGGACAAACCAAACTTTAACATAAGCTTGATTTGGCTAGGCAACATCCTAGACTCTCACTATACTAAGTGCTTACCCAACTTAGCAAAGGATACATCAGATACAAGATGCAAAATAGAAATACAAACAAATAGAAATTTGAAATCAACTTTGGATTGTCTTTCCAAGTttctctctttgccttttctctCTATTTGGCTATTTCAAATGCCTCATATTTATGCCTTTTTTTCACTCAAGAGAAAACAGTGAAAGATAAATATTGAAACAGAATAATAAACCAGTAAACCATGAAGGAGATGATGATCACAGCCTTGAAGCTATCAGATGAACCAACTTCAGAACTCTTTATGATTGTTCTTCATTTTAGCGGTATGTTTCTTTGATGTAGAAACATAGTCCAAAGCGTTGAACTCTTACTAGGAATGCTCTCAATGCAACTCAGATTCTGGTTCTCTCTCATTGCCTTCAAACTAAAATGATTTTTCTATTTGTATGAGCTCTGTCTTAGCATCCAGAGTTTACTTAACAAAGTCAGCTTCTTAAATTTAGGGCTAGTTGAGGTCTGTCTTCTTATTTCTTCCATCAGTCTAAAAAATCAGGGATTTGAAATCAGAGACAAGTAATACACCTTCCTTGAAAACAGATTTTCAATGAATTTGATAAATCCAAGACTTTAGATTTGTGCTTTACCTCCAAAAAACAATTGTAGCAATTGATTCATAGCAGATGTAAACAATAACCACTTTCTTCATTTTATCCCGAAATGGTATGTGTAGAAGAAGGTAGCTTTCAATCAAGCTATCAACATGCATATAAGTGAAAATAATCTACTTTTATCTTCTGATCAAGCTAGAGGAGCCCTTTGCTTTTGGCTTCATCGATTTGACTTTTTCTTCAAGAAgcttcttcctctttttttcaTTGTGTATTGTCCGAAAGACAAAGCTTGCAATAAAGAactctctttttcttctctgtgTTATACCCAAAGGGCATCTAGCATTCTAGCTGTTGATTTCTTGCTTTTGAGAAACCACGTGGGTGATGTGAAAGAGAGAATAGAGAGAACAGAGAGTTGGCTTAGAGGAAACAGAATTAGTTCAAATGCAAATGGAGTTGCATTACTTTAGTTAGCTACCAATTCAAATTGATTGAATGAACTTGGTTCTCTACTTGGGCTTGTTATTAATCATGGGCTTGATTCACCAGATTGTGACATGAAGCCCTCCTTGATTTCTCATGGAGCCAGCCACTTGTTTTATAGATCTGGACAGTTGGTGGACTTCTATTTTTCCTTGTTGCTATATCCAAAACAACATAGATTTCCATCTGAACAaagtttttttatgtttcattTGTTTGGGCTGCTACACAATTATTTTGGGCCTACATCACTAAATGAAATAATTAAACCCAATTGAAAATTTAACCCAACAAattaatgtttgtcatcatcattaaattaattatattcttaattcaacaagttggaattacCTTTTTGACCCTGATCCAGACAACGTGGTTGCGCTTGGGTTGACTGGGATTCTGACATGGGTGAGTGTTCAAGTTCTCTGGCAGCTGTTGTTCATCTCCTTCGCCATTCTTGTTGCTGTAATTAAGTATTCTTTCATTGCTGCTTTCACCTTCATACTTGCCATCATTTGCAGGTTCCTTTCCCTTTCTcaatttatgaatttatttCACAAAATTCTAACATGTACAATCATCATTTGCTGCTTAAAGGTGTTTCAGAAAAGaacaaaaatgaaaacaaaaatggtcagaagataataaaaatgtctttCTGAATTACTATCTTAGTATCTTACTCTATTATCCATTCTTGCTCcgtgttttgtttgtttttcacAATGCTATTACTACCACAACTTAAGGATGGAAAATATAGATGTAAAAACTAGAACAACCCAAGCTAAAATTGTGGGAAGCATAATATCAATAGGAGGTGCATTTATAGTGACATTCTACAAAGGACCATCCATCATTATTGCTGATGATTCCCCTTCTCTCCATCTTGTTGAACGATTAAATGGAAACTTTGAATCAGTGGATACAAATTGGGTCATTGGTGGCTTTCTTCTCACAGCTGGCAATATCCTACTCACACTCTGGTTCATTCTACAGGTAGATATACTTTTGTTAATATCGACACTTTAAAATACATCTTCTTAGACTTAGGATAGTATATGTTATAATGTGAATGTCACATGTATGATTAGCTAGTGGTTCAATTAGTGAATTGAATTTATCCTTATTTGATTTCTCCCTTTTCGTTAGTATTCTAAAATCTTAATTCTCTCTAATCCAATGCTAATTACCATACTCATTACAATAAAGTAGAAAAGTGATTAATTAATTTACATGCTTTAATTTATTCTTGATCCTATCGTGTTTATATGCTACAgataattgattaattaattaattgtgtATAGTTAATATTGTTAATGAAGAGTAGATTAATTGATCATTTTTACCATTGATATTGTACTAATTAAGTAGGGTAGATTAAGGTGAAACTTTTGCCTTTTAActctttaattattattatttttgttcctTTCTTAACAAAACGATCATGTTAAAAGTTGTTGTAATGCTAAGGACGATTTTTTCCCAAATATGAACGTCAGGGCATTGTGGGCATTGTGTGCTTTTCCAAAGATTTGTTGTTGCCGTTGTAGAACTCAGTGGTGCACTTTATGCTACTAGTGGATATAATGaagttgattttaattttactgTTGCTGCCGTAAAACTCAATACACTTTATTATTCATTTTACTttttgtataattatatatagttGTCAAAACTGTTGTTTACATAGTACTTCTCGAAGAAATGGTTCATTTTCTTGCAGATTTTATTTGTGATTAATAAGTTGGTTTTGAACAAGTGTAGCTTTTGTCTCTTCTTTGGTAAAAAGCTAAATTTAAAATGTTGTTTTAGATTTTGTTTCTAGCAATGTTAACACTAAATAATTTTGCAGAGTGCTCATAGAAAAGCATTGGATATGCTTAACACAATGGGGATGCCAAATTTTGTTTTGAGGCTAATTGAGAGATAAGCTGAACACAGTGGGAatgatatgaaaaaaatattttccatAGCAATATGAGATAAAATGGGtctcaaaatatatatatatatatatatatatatatatataatattttgatgtgttatatattttttgtaaacaGATTTTACTCGGTATTACATGTAGTGAATaaattatatcatatttttatttgtgttgtttacactaaaaatatattcagcttaaatataaattttatgatCTAGACTTTTTGAATTTCTCTTTTTTAGACTTATTTTGTGATTATCATAAATTTGGGATGTGATTATGCTTTGAAACAAATAAATCTCATAAAATGGAgtaggctatggtcacggttttttaaaTAGGGTGACCTTAGAtaagctatggtcacggtaaaaaccgagaccatagataaggttatggtcacggttttaaggagcgatgaccatagaggctatggtcacggttttaaggagggATGATCATAGAGGctaccgtgaccatagataaggctatggtcacggttttaaggaggggtgaccatagaggctatggtcacggtttttacGCGTGACCATAGATTAACCTATGGTCATGGTGAAAAAACGTGACCTAAATTATCAGAATATGAAAATTGTAACCGTGACCATACACCTATGGCCATGGCAGAATAGGCCACgataaaaaaccgtgaccataggtccaaaaccgtgaccataaatCTATGGTCATCCTTTTTACTAGCTATGCGCAcggttttttaccgtgaccataAGCCTTTTCTTTTTGTAGTGTAAAGAATGCctgcatgcttttgaaactttaaaagcAAAGCTTGTCTCTGCACCTATCATTGCCCCGCCCAACTAGGAATTGTCATTTGAATtcatgtgtgatgctagtgattATGCTATAGGGGCTGTCTTGGGATAGAGACATGACAAGCTTATGCaagtcatttactatgccaatCGTGTTTTGAATGACGTGCAAAAGAATTACACCACTACAGAGAAGGAACTACTGGCTGTTATTTATGCaattgataagtttagatcctatttaatTGAATGCTaatttgagttgttttggtgtttttatgattttaggtgaATTTCAGAGCAATTTGATAGAGTTTGgagtaaaaaggaaaaaagcTGAAAGCACCCTCCCTGGGCGCTAAACGCCCACCTGGCATTTAGTGCAAGTAGGGGACTTAGGCGTGTGCAATGCTATTCCCCAAGGGGAGTTACATCCCCATCTTTGGCGTTCCACGCCAGCAGCAGGCCGAAGTCACCCTCTCTTTGGGATTCCAAGCAGATTTAGCATTCATTAGTTTTATTTCAATTtccttttgtaatttttaattacaaacaatatcttttaggtttagaatttattttatatcCGTTTTAAATTAGGTTAgtatttaaagaaaaagatcACTTAGGATTAGGATCTTCTTCCTTCAGCATTTTTCAGAACCCTAGTTTCTCTGTAAGTCATGAGAAATTAAACCTcctggttaaggttaggagctctgtttatttctatggattagaACTATTAtgcttctattttaatttatgtttgattcaattctaaggaTTAAGAACTGGGTGGAACGAGAGTATGACCCTTTTCTACACGAGTTCTTGTGATTCTCGAGAGAGTTATCTCACTTGAACTATAACTTGAAAATAAATTCCTCTTAAATCGCTAATTGCATGAACTAAtttggatatgtgacatataatccacTTAATcttgggtaattagggttttcGTGGCACTAAACTAGTTTtctgaacttcaccctctaatcgAAATTAAGTGACCACGAGAGTGGCGGTTAATGAAGGTTAGATGAAGCTAAATCACTAAGAGATTAGGGTTTAGACACTTATGGTTTGCCATAGAAGGAATCAttcattgttaaaatagttggtaagaaccTTTAATCcagaaagataaacatctcTAAAgtcttaactgttttctcataCTATTTTCACACCAAACctatttattgctttctttatttgtttatttactgTTTTATGCATTTCAACCAACAAGCCCCTTTTGATTCGCCTGACTAAGTCCAACCAGACAACCATTGTTTGATTAGTCtgacaatcctcgtgggatcgatcctcactcacctgaggtattacttgaatgacccggtgcacttgcccgTTAAGCTGTGTGAAATATCTTTTCACACACCAAAGACCCCTGAGCTATTGGCCAAGCTTGTGGATGTGGTTTGTAGTTCAGGAGGTTTGAACCGGAATTTTCAATCTTCAGCATTGCCAGATTGCTCAAGTTCAATGCCTCTTAGTGCCTTATCATTCGTGCCCGTGATTGTACCTGAGGCAGTTTTGGTTGCATCTCCATCCTTCGTAGTAGCTGATCTAAATCGCAATTGTGGAGGAGAAATAGGTGATACTCGACCCTTCGGTGAGCTTGCGATTGCGATGACTGGTACTCCTATTATGGTCCCAGATTTTAGAGAGGGTGGAGTACCAGATGGTGTCGAGGATGTACTACGGGATGCTGATGCTGATGACTAGTACTCCTATTAAGGATTGATTTATTgtccaatttttttataaattttgtaatatgtgaaaatagtgatctcatttttattattatttaaaaattatttaactaacttaattaataattattattattatttttatactaaaaaaatatcaatttatacTATTTACATATTTCCAGTACTAATAAGTAAGCAGGTATTTGCACTATTGTCTTAAATGATGATTTTAAGTTACTTATTTTGTATATTAAATAATAGAGAAAGTACAGGGAGTCAATAGAGTATCTATACAATATATACAATGGGATTTAGGGATGTTCAATTCAGTAGGATatcagatgtttattatccctggTACTTGGATGGTTATTCTGGATAGTATGGGTGTATTATGTTTGaaaaattagtagtattttatcctggatgttcattttttaactcatattgGGCTAAATAAATAgctcattgtacacattgtacaaatattccattAACTCCCTAGCGGGATTCTAAATAATATCTTGTATCttaaattcattaaatattaatgagAAAAATTGTgcaatatattatataaatagtcattacaaaaaaatatttatcatatataataattgttGATATATGTACCGTCATGTATATATTAGaattatctattttaattatgtaagtgattattgttatttttaaatttttattacattagtaaataatattttaaactaaaaaaaaaagataattaaaactttttaatttgaattaaaaaactCTTGTAAATATATccaacttttatatatattaagtgttataatattaaatagtatagTATTTATTATAACGATGACTTAAAATATTTAATCCAAGATATACTTGAGCCTAATAAGACCTCAATGTAAGCAAGATCAACTCAGTCTCATTGTTAGGGTCTCAAATCCAACTTAGGTTCATTACCTTAAAGGGCCAATGCAGATGAAGCCCACATGTCTCCTCTTAAATCGATTTAGATTAGATCTTCGTTGTTATTTAGGTATGGTAATTAGTACTCAAAAAAGCATGACATGCCCTCTTTTCATCCCTCACTCCCGTTAAAAAAAATGCCCTCGTCCCTTCTCCATCTTTGcgaatttttgtttaattatccTCTTAAAAAATGCATATCTCCTTGGGTATCTAcaaatattctttaaaaattttggaaaaagtTAGACATAATATAATAAACATACAATAATCAATTTAATATAATTCAACACAATTCAGAATATATtcattatgaaaaataatattttaaaagaaaaaaacataaaaGCATATTCCAACATAATAACATAATTTTTGCGACGATATTGAGCGACGTAGTGATAAACTTGAGAGGTAGAGAAAGTGAGTTAGAGAGACAGGGAGAGAGGGGACAGAGAATGagtctaaaaaaaaaaagaaaggattCGAATTGAAAGTAGAAATTAAAGTTactaattcaaaaaataaatttatgtatatataaatttggataaattaataattttatattcatgTGGATTTAATGGGTCCCATAGAGTGAATAATTATGTCTGTGTCCCATCTATTTTTGCATGACGGGTTGTGAGAATTTTACGGGTGTAATAtctataatttttgaaaaatattatgatgagttaaattcaaattatttattcattaaaaattttatttttagaaattattttactaaaagtaattaaattaggttttgataattgaattaaaaaatttacttaATCTCATAATTATTGAatagttttttatatttaaattatacaattaaACGGTTGTAaaagaataagaattttatatgatttaatttagataattaagattttagaatttaatactttaatttttataaacaaaaaaataaattatattatctctaattttaaatttaaatacttGATCAAAAGCTGATTAGTAATCgataattaactaatatttttctaatataattttaagaaattaaaataagatttcAAATTAATACTCTATGCcccaattttattaaaattatcaaaccCTAATTAACCCAAATATCTTCAAATTTAACTCTAAACCTAATTTTATCCTAATTATACAATTCCTAAAACTAACCTAATCACCCCAAAGTCCCTCACCCAtcgaagaaagaaagaaaagagggGAGAAATCAGAAGCAGGGGTGAAAGGAGAGGGAAAGAGGAGAGTCTGAGGGAGAAGGGAGATCGGGCAGAGAGGAGGGGACG
The Arachis stenosperma cultivar V10309 chromosome 7, arast.V10309.gnm1.PFL2, whole genome shotgun sequence genome window above contains:
- the LOC130939599 gene encoding WAT1-related protein At1g21890-like translates to MKEMMITALKLSDEPTSELFMIVLHFSDNVVALGLTGILTWVSVQVLWQLLFISFAILVAVIKYSFIAAFTFILAIICRMENIDVKTRTTQAKIVGSIISIGGAFIVTFYKGPSIIIADDSPSLHLVERLNGNFESVDTNWVIGGFLLTAGNILLTLWFILQTPELLAKLVDVVCSSGGLNRNFQSSALPDCSSSMPLSALSFVPVIVPEAVLVASPSFVVADLNRNCGGEIGDTRPFGELAIAMTGTPIMVPDFREGGVPDGVEDVLRDADADD